A single genomic interval of Streptococcus suis harbors:
- a CDS encoding phosphoribosylformylglycinamidine synthase → MAKRIFVEKKADFQIKAEALCKELTHNLQLTSLSSLRLVQVYDVFHLEEDLLEQAVKHIFTEQVTDKVLSDEELGLEGAVYFAIEALPGQFDQRAASSQEALLLLGSRQEVRVNTGQLYILNGDVREEELAAIKNYLLNPVDSRFKDMDAPLVAQEFSVSDTVIPSLDFFDNFGAEEFAAYKREAGLAMEVEDLLFIQDYFKSIGRVPTETELKVLDTYWSDHCRHTTFETELRSIDFSASKFHKQLQATYDKYLAMRTELGRTDKPQTLMDMATIFGRYERANGRLDDMEVSDEINACSVEIEVDVDGVKEPWLLMFKNETHNHPTEIEPFGGAATCIGGAIRDPLSGRSYVYQAMRISGAGDITQPLTATRSGKLPQQIISKTAAHGYSSYGNQIGLATTYVREYFHPGFVAKRMELGAVVGASPKENVVREKPVAGDVVILLGGKTGRDGIGGATGSSKVQTVESVETAGAEVQKGNAIEERKIQRLFRNGDVTRLIKKSNDFGAGGVCVAIGELADGLEIDLDKVPLKYAGLNGTEIAISESQERMSVVVRPEDVDTFIAACRQENIHAVVVAKVTEKPNLVMTWNGQTIVDLERSFLDTNGVRVVVDAKVVDSAVNLPETRTTSAETLQEDLKELLSDLNHTSQKGLQTIFDSSVGRSTVNHPLGGRHQLTPTESSVQKLPVQHGVTTTASVMAQGYHPYLADWSPYHGAAYAVIEATARLVATGANWSKARFSYQEYFQRMDKQAERFGQPVAALLGSIEAQIQLGLPSIGGKDSMSGTFEDLTVPPTLVAFGVTTADSRKVLSPEFKAAGEHIYYLPGQALSEDIDFALMKSNFETFEKWQSDYAITAASAVKYGGVLESLALMSFGNQVGARVELAALEASLTGQLGGFVFTSQEDIPDAVKIGQTTIDFTLVVNGVNLAGQDLQAAFEGKLEEVYPTEFEQATELQDVPAITSSSVIQAKDRVEVPVVYIPVFPGTNSEYDSAKAFEQAGAKVNLVPFVTLDAESIEQSVDTMVDNIAKAHILFFAGGFSAADEPDGSAKFIVTILRNAKVRSAIEQFIEKRGLIIGICNGFQALVKSGLLPYGNFEEAGETSPTLFYNDANHHVAKMVEARIANVNSPWLAGVQVGDIHAIPVSHGEGKFVVTDEEFAILRDNGQIFSQYVDFTGQPSMDSKYNPNGSSHAIEGITSRNGQIIGKMGHSERYEDGLFQNIPGKKDQGLFVSAVRYFTGK, encoded by the coding sequence ATGGCGAAGCGGATTTTTGTTGAGAAGAAGGCGGATTTTCAGATCAAGGCGGAGGCTCTTTGCAAGGAGTTGACCCATAATTTGCAGTTGACAAGTCTGTCAAGTTTGCGTTTGGTGCAGGTGTATGATGTCTTTCATCTGGAGGAGGACTTGCTGGAGCAGGCCGTTAAGCATATCTTTACCGAGCAGGTGACGGACAAGGTTTTGTCGGATGAAGAATTAGGTCTGGAAGGTGCGGTTTATTTTGCTATTGAGGCTTTGCCTGGTCAGTTTGACCAGCGGGCTGCAAGCAGTCAGGAGGCCCTTCTCTTATTGGGTAGTCGTCAGGAGGTGCGTGTCAATACAGGTCAGCTCTATATCTTGAATGGCGATGTGCGGGAAGAAGAGTTAGCTGCTATCAAGAATTATTTGCTTAATCCTGTGGATTCGCGATTCAAGGATATGGATGCTCCTTTGGTGGCTCAGGAGTTTTCGGTGTCAGATACCGTCATTCCAAGCTTGGACTTTTTTGATAACTTTGGGGCAGAGGAATTTGCGGCTTACAAGCGTGAGGCTGGCTTGGCTATGGAAGTGGAAGACCTACTCTTCATTCAGGATTACTTCAAGTCAATTGGTCGAGTGCCAACTGAGACAGAACTCAAGGTCTTGGATACTTACTGGAGTGACCACTGCCGCCATACGACATTTGAGACAGAACTTAGGTCTATTGACTTTTCAGCTTCAAAATTCCACAAGCAATTGCAGGCGACTTATGACAAGTATCTGGCTATGCGAACAGAGTTAGGTCGGACAGACAAACCGCAGACGCTTATGGATATGGCGACGATTTTTGGTCGCTATGAGCGAGCAAATGGTCGTCTGGATGACATGGAAGTGTCAGATGAAATCAATGCCTGCTCGGTAGAAATCGAAGTGGATGTGGACGGCGTGAAAGAGCCGTGGCTCCTCATGTTCAAGAATGAAACCCATAATCACCCAACAGAAATCGAGCCTTTTGGTGGTGCCGCAACCTGTATCGGTGGAGCTATTCGTGATCCTTTGTCAGGTCGTTCCTATGTTTATCAGGCCATGCGAATTTCAGGTGCGGGCGATATTACCCAACCTCTGACAGCTACTCGTTCAGGGAAATTGCCACAGCAAATCATTTCAAAAACAGCGGCACATGGTTATTCTTCTTATGGAAATCAAATCGGTCTTGCGACCACTTATGTGCGTGAATATTTCCACCCAGGTTTTGTCGCAAAACGCATGGAACTAGGTGCCGTAGTCGGTGCATCTCCCAAGGAAAATGTGGTCCGTGAAAAACCAGTCGCAGGCGATGTGGTCATCTTGTTGGGTGGCAAAACAGGCCGTGACGGTATCGGTGGAGCAACAGGATCGTCCAAGGTACAGACAGTCGAGTCTGTGGAAACGGCTGGTGCGGAAGTCCAAAAAGGAAATGCCATTGAAGAACGCAAAATCCAACGCTTGTTCCGAAATGGTGACGTGACTCGCTTGATTAAAAAATCCAATGACTTCGGTGCAGGCGGTGTCTGCGTTGCCATTGGTGAGCTGGCAGATGGTCTTGAAATTGATTTGGATAAGGTTCCACTCAAGTATGCAGGTTTAAATGGAACGGAAATTGCCATTTCTGAATCACAAGAGCGAATGAGCGTCGTTGTCCGTCCAGAGGACGTAGACACCTTTATCGCAGCCTGCCGTCAGGAAAATATCCATGCAGTTGTTGTAGCCAAAGTCACTGAAAAACCAAACCTTGTTATGACTTGGAATGGTCAAACCATTGTTGATTTGGAACGTTCCTTCCTTGATACCAACGGTGTGCGTGTGGTGGTGGACGCCAAGGTGGTTGACAGTGCTGTCAACTTGCCGGAAACACGTACAACATCTGCTGAAACGCTACAAGAAGACTTGAAAGAACTTTTATCAGACCTCAACCATACTAGTCAGAAAGGCTTGCAGACCATTTTCGACTCATCTGTTGGTCGTTCAACCGTCAATCACCCTCTCGGAGGTCGTCACCAATTGACACCGACAGAAAGTTCGGTGCAGAAACTACCTGTCCAACACGGTGTGACGACGACGGCTTCTGTCATGGCTCAGGGCTATCATCCTTACCTAGCAGACTGGTCCCCTTACCACGGAGCAGCCTATGCAGTCATCGAAGCGACAGCCCGCTTGGTGGCAACAGGGGCTAACTGGTCCAAGGCTCGCTTCTCCTACCAGGAGTATTTCCAGCGAATGGATAAGCAGGCAGAGCGTTTTGGTCAGCCAGTAGCAGCACTTCTGGGATCTATCGAGGCTCAGATTCAGCTTGGTTTGCCGTCTATCGGTGGTAAGGACTCCATGTCTGGTACCTTTGAGGACTTGACTGTTCCGCCGACTCTAGTTGCTTTTGGTGTAACCACTGCAGACAGCCGTAAGGTCCTCTCGCCTGAGTTCAAGGCGGCTGGCGAGCATATCTATTACCTGCCAGGTCAAGCCTTGTCAGAAGACATTGATTTTGCCTTGATGAAGTCTAATTTTGAGACTTTTGAAAAATGGCAGAGCGATTATGCGATTACGGCTGCTAGTGCAGTCAAGTATGGAGGAGTTCTAGAAAGTCTTGCCCTTATGTCCTTTGGTAACCAAGTCGGAGCAAGAGTTGAGCTTGCAGCCCTTGAAGCCAGCTTAACAGGTCAGCTTGGCGGCTTTGTCTTCACATCGCAAGAAGACATTCCAGATGCTGTGAAAATCGGTCAAACCACTATAGACTTTACACTAGTTGTCAATGGTGTCAACCTTGCTGGACAGGACTTGCAGGCAGCCTTTGAGGGCAAACTAGAAGAAGTTTACCCAACAGAGTTTGAACAGGCGACGGAGTTGCAGGATGTTCCAGCAATTACCAGTTCATCGGTTATTCAAGCCAAGGATAGAGTTGAAGTACCTGTGGTTTACATTCCAGTCTTCCCAGGTACAAACTCAGAATATGATTCTGCCAAGGCCTTTGAACAGGCTGGTGCAAAAGTCAATCTGGTGCCATTCGTGACCTTGGATGCGGAAAGTATTGAACAGTCAGTTGACACAATGGTTGACAATATTGCTAAGGCACATATTCTTTTCTTTGCAGGTGGATTCTCGGCTGCGGATGAACCAGATGGGTCTGCTAAGTTTATCGTGACTATCTTACGAAACGCCAAGGTCCGCTCTGCTATTGAACAATTTATCGAAAAAAGAGGCCTCATCATCGGTATCTGTAATGGTTTCCAGGCCCTTGTCAAATCGGGCTTGTTGCCGTATGGAAACTTTGAGGAGGCGGGTGAAACCAGTCCGACCCTCTTCTACAACGATGCCAACCATCACGTTGCCAAAATGGTGGAAGCGCGGATTGCCAATGTCAACTCACCGTGGTTGGCAGGCGTTCAGGTCGGTGATATTCACGCTATTCCAGTTTCTCACGGGGAAGGGAAGTTTGTGGTGACAGACGAGGAATTTGCTATCTTGCGGGATAATGGTCAGATTTTCAGCCAATACGTTGACTTTACAGGTCAGCCAAGCATGGATTCTAAGTACAATCCAAATGGATCCAGCCATGCCATTGAGGGTATTACCAGTCGCAACGGTCAGATTATCGGGAAAATGGGGCATTCGGAGCGTTACGAGG
- a CDS encoding phosphopantetheine-binding protein produces MTREQVYQRVVELIQDEKGEDFQVQPESTLADNIAADSVEIMEFVLTLEDEFGVDVPDAAIERFETLSDIVDFIYEELQKRS; encoded by the coding sequence ATGACTAGAGAGCAGGTCTATCAGCGGGTTGTTGAATTAATTCAGGATGAAAAGGGAGAAGATTTTCAGGTTCAACCTGAATCTACTTTGGCAGATAATATCGCAGCGGATTCGGTGGAAATTATGGAATTCGTTTTGACTTTGGAAGACGAGTTTGGTGTCGATGTTCCTGATGCGGCTATTGAGCGCTTTGAAACCTTGTCTGATATTGTGGATTTTATTTATGAAGAATTACAGAAACGTTCGTAG
- the purC gene encoding phosphoribosylaminoimidazolesuccinocarboxamide synthase gives MKTDLLYSGKAKDIYATADSDQIVAVYKDQATAFNGGKKEQIVGKGRLNNLISSLIFEKLNEAGVKTHFIKRLSDTEQLNKKVEIIPLEVVLRNVTAGSFSKRFGVEEGIVLPTPIVEFYYKKDELDDPFINEEHIAFLELASQEQIDYIKEETRRINGFLKDLFGQIGLTLVDFKLEFGVDSSGQIVLADEFSPDNCRLWDADGNHLDKDVFRRGLGELTEVYEVVLAKLQEVK, from the coding sequence ATGAAAACAGACCTTCTCTATTCAGGAAAAGCTAAAGATATCTACGCAACGGCTGATAGTGACCAGATTGTTGCAGTTTATAAGGATCAGGCAACGGCTTTTAATGGTGGTAAGAAAGAACAGATTGTGGGCAAGGGCCGGCTCAATAATCTGATTTCATCTTTGATTTTTGAAAAGTTGAATGAAGCTGGAGTCAAGACGCATTTTATCAAGCGTTTGTCGGATACGGAGCAGTTGAATAAGAAGGTGGAGATTATTCCTCTTGAGGTTGTTTTGCGAAATGTGACAGCTGGGTCTTTCTCAAAACGCTTCGGTGTGGAGGAAGGGATAGTCTTACCTACTCCTATCGTGGAATTTTACTATAAAAAAGATGAGTTGGATGATCCCTTTATCAATGAGGAGCACATTGCCTTTCTAGAACTAGCTAGTCAGGAACAGATTGACTATATCAAGGAAGAAACACGTCGTATCAATGGGTTCTTGAAGGACTTGTTTGGTCAGATTGGGTTGACTTTGGTGGATTTCAAACTAGAATTTGGGGTTGACTCTTCTGGTCAGATTGTATTGGCAGATGAGTTTTCTCCTGATAATTGTCGTTTGTGGGATGCGGATGGCAACCATCTCGACAAGGATGTTTTCCGTCGGGGTCTCGGGGAGTTGACCGAGGTTTACGAGGTCGTATTGGCAAAGTTACAAGAAGTGAAATAA
- the plsX gene encoding phosphate acyltransferase PlsX has protein sequence MKRIAVDAMGGDHAPQAVVEGVNQALAAFPDIEIQLYGDEAKIKQYLTATERVSIIHTTEKINSDDEPVKAIRRKKESSMVLATKAVKDGRADAVLSAGNTGALLAAGVFVVGRIKHIDRPGLMSTLPTMDGKGFDMMDLGANAENTAHHLYQYGILGSFYAEHVRGVKQPRVGLLNNGTEDTKGTPVHQEAYKLLAEDKSINFIGNVEARELLNSVADVVVTDGFTGNAVLKTVEGTAKSIVGQLTGSIKNGGLRAKLGGLLVKPTLKKALGAMDYKTAGGAILLGLKAPVIKAHGSSDAQAIFYTIKQTRSILEAGIVEKSVAKFSVVEESHD, from the coding sequence ATGAAACGTATTGCAGTAGATGCTATGGGTGGGGACCACGCCCCTCAGGCAGTGGTAGAAGGTGTCAATCAAGCCTTGGCTGCCTTTCCAGACATTGAAATTCAACTTTATGGCGATGAGGCTAAAATCAAGCAGTATTTGACAGCGACGGAGCGTGTCAGCATCATCCATACGACGGAGAAAATCAATTCTGATGATGAGCCTGTCAAGGCCATTCGTCGTAAGAAAGAATCATCTATGGTCCTAGCGACCAAGGCTGTCAAGGATGGTCGGGCAGATGCGGTCTTGTCGGCTGGAAATACGGGAGCTCTGTTGGCGGCAGGTGTATTTGTGGTTGGCCGTATCAAGCATATCGACCGTCCAGGTCTTATGTCCACTCTTCCTACTATGGACGGCAAGGGATTTGACATGATGGACTTGGGAGCAAATGCTGAAAATACAGCTCATCACCTCTATCAGTATGGTATCCTTGGCTCATTTTACGCGGAGCATGTGCGTGGGGTCAAACAACCTCGTGTGGGACTTTTGAACAACGGTACGGAAGATACCAAGGGCACGCCAGTTCACCAAGAGGCCTATAAACTCTTGGCGGAAGACAAGTCGATCAACTTTATTGGCAATGTGGAGGCACGTGAGTTGCTCAATAGTGTGGCGGATGTGGTTGTGACGGATGGTTTCACGGGAAACGCTGTGCTGAAAACAGTTGAAGGCACTGCCAAATCCATCGTTGGTCAGTTGACGGGCTCTATCAAAAATGGCGGTCTGCGTGCTAAATTGGGTGGTTTGTTAGTCAAGCCGACTCTTAAAAAGGCCTTGGGGGCTATGGATTATAAAACAGCAGGTGGTGCTATTTTGCTTGGTCTAAAAGCTCCTGTCATCAAGGCTCACGGCTCTAGCGATGCCCAGGCGATTTTCTATACCATTAAGCAGACACGTTCCATTTTGGAGGCTGGTATTGTTGAAAAATCGGTTGCCAAATTTTCAGTAGTGGAGGAAAGTCATGACTAG